In the genome of Gaiellales bacterium, the window CAGACGCAGGCCGACGTAGGCCTCGACCGTGGTCGACACGTCCGCGGGGCCGTCGTGGAAGGTGGACCAGCTGCCGTCGTCCCGCTGCCGGTGCCGGATCCAGCGCGCGGTCGGCTCCGACTCGCGCGGTCCGAGCACGCCCAGGACGTGGCGCAGGAACAGGTCTTCGGCGTCGATGGTGACGTTGGTCTCGAGCTCGCCCTTCCACCAGCCCTCGGCCGACTGCCTCGCGAGCAGATGCTGGACGGCGAGGTCGAGCCCGTTCCGGCCCGTGTGGGCCCGGGTGCCCTTGAGCTGCAGGGTCATGCCGCCGCCCTCGCCGGAGGGGCGGTGGCGCGGTCGCGGAGCAGCATCGCGGCGGCCGCGCGGCCGCTGCGCACGGCCCCCTCCATCGTGTCCGGCCAGCCGGTGCGCGTCCACGCGCCGGCCAGGTAGAGGCCGGCGACCGGCGTGCGCGGCCCCGGCCGGGCCCGTCCGCTGCCGGGTGCCGCGCGGAACGTGGCGTGGCGCTCGCGGGTGACGAAGAAGTCCGTCATGCGCGCCTTCCGCGCGGTGGGGAAGAGCTCGGCGAGGGCGGGGGCGAACAGCGTGCGCAGGCGCGCGGTGGGCCAGTCCGCCAGCGCATCCGCGGCGGAGAGCGTGACGGCCAGGTACTGGCCCGGCCCGCCCGATGCGGCACTGCGGTCGAAGACCCATTGCACCGGCCCGCGCGTGGCCGCGGCGAACCGCAGGCCGGTCACCGGGCGGTCGTAGACGACGTGCAGGTTCACGATCGGCGAGCTGCCGAGCGCGTCCGCCGTGTCCGGGTCGAGCGCTCCCGGTGGGAGCGCGCGCAGCGCATGCCGCGGCGGCATGCAGGCGATGACCGCGGCCGCGGCGATCTCCTCTCCGCCGGCGGTCACGGCCAGGTCGTCGGCGCGCGGCTCGACCGCCGTGACGGCGGCGTGCAGGCGGACGTCGACGCCGGCCTCGGCCAGCGCCCGGGCGGCCGCGTCGCCGTGCACCCGGCGCAGCGGCGCAGTGGCCCACCCGATGTCGCCCGCGTCGGACCCTTCGAGCAGTCCCGTCCGGAACACCCGCGCGGCCATCGCCAGCGACGCATCGGCGGCCCGCAGGTTCAGCGTGGGGCGGACGATCAGCTCCCAGAGCATGCGGATCGCCCTCGGCGACTGGCGCCGCTCGCGCAGCCATTCGCCGAGCCCGCACTCGTCGGCGCGCCGGTCGTCCGGGTCGACGTCGCCCAGCGCCAGCACGGCCGTCGCCGCCCGCAGCCGCTCGACGGGGGAGAGGCCGGGCAGGCCGAGCAGGATCGGCGCCAGGTGCAACGGCGCGTGTCCCGGCCCGCGCCGCAGGCGGCGCACGGCGCCGCCCGGCTGCACCAGCGGGATCTCGAGGGACGGCTGCAGCTCGGTCAGGTTCTCCGACCCCATCCGGCGCAGCAGCGCGCGGTACTCGCCGCAGCAGCGCAGGAAGACGTGCTGGCCGTTGTCGATCGTGCGGTCGTCGCGGTCGATCGAGTAGGTCGCGCCGCCGAGCACGGGCCGCCGCTCGGCCAGCACGACGTCGAGCCCGGCGTCGGCGCACCGGAGCGCGGCGGCGATTCCGGCCAGGCCGCCTCCGGCGACGATCACGTCGGCCCGCGTCACGGTCGCGACTCCAGGAGCGCGCGGGACACGATCCAGGCCTTCGTCCACACCGGCACCCGGACGCGCTCGCGGACGACCGCCTGCGGCCGCCGCTCGATCCGGCGCAGGAGCTGCTCGTAGGTGCCGGCGATCGTCGCCACGCAGGCGGCGCTGGGGCGGTCGAGGAGCGGCAGCAACCGCCGGCCGACCGCGAACCACCCGTGCGCGCGGGCGGCCTCGAACCGGATCAGGTCGGCGAGCGCGTCCGGATCGGTCTCGCCCGAGATGTCGCAGCCGAACGCGGCCATGTCCTCGCCGGGCAGGTACACGCGCCCTGCGGCGAGATCCTCGCCGACGTCGCGGAGGATGTTCGTGAGCTGCATCGCCACGCCGAGATCGTCGGCGCGCCCGTCGGCGTCGCCGCCGCTCGCCTGGCCGAAGACCCCGAGCGACAGCCGCCCGATCGACCCGGCGACGCGGCGGCAGTAGGTGACGAGGTCGCCGTAGCGCTCGTAGCGGGCGCCGACGACGTCCATCCGCGCACCTGCGATCAGGTCGTCGAAGGCATCCAGCGGGATCGGGAACCGCTCTGCCGCGTCGGCGAGCGCGAGCATGACGTGATCGTCCGTCCGCTCCCCCAGCCGGTGCAGGTCGTCGGCGGCGGCACGCAGCCCGGCCAGCTTCGCCTCGGTCGTCCCGGGCCCGTCGGCGATGTCGTCGACGCGACGGGCGAACGAGTAGATCGCGCACATCGCCGAGCGCCGCGGCGTCGGCAGCAGGCGGATGCCGTAGTAGAAGTTGCGCGCGTTCGCC includes:
- a CDS encoding phytoene/squalene synthase family protein gives rise to the protein MSGLAVASYEHCEAVTRANARNFYYGIRLLPTPRRSAMCAIYSFARRVDDIADGPGTTEAKLAGLRAAADDLHRLGERTDDHVMLALADAAERFPIPLDAFDDLIAGARMDVVGARYERYGDLVTYCRRVAGSIGRLSLGVFGQASGGDADGRADDLGVAMQLTNILRDVGEDLAAGRVYLPGEDMAAFGCDISGETDPDALADLIRFEAARAHGWFAVGRRLLPLLDRPSAACVATIAGTYEQLLRRIERRPQAVVRERVRVPVWTKAWIVSRALLESRP
- a CDS encoding prenyltransferase/squalene oxidase repeat-containing protein, producing MTLQLKGTRAHTGRNGLDLAVQHLLARQSAEGWWKGELETNVTIDAEDLFLRHVLGVLGPRESEPTARWIRHRQRDDGSWSTFHDGPADVSTTVEAYVGLRL
- the hpnE gene encoding hydroxysqualene dehydroxylase HpnE is translated as MTRADVIVAGGGLAGIAAALRCADAGLDVVLAERRPVLGGATYSIDRDDRTIDNGQHVFLRCCGEYRALLRRMGSENLTELQPSLEIPLVQPGGAVRRLRRGPGHAPLHLAPILLGLPGLSPVERLRAATAVLALGDVDPDDRRADECGLGEWLRERRQSPRAIRMLWELIVRPTLNLRAADASLAMAARVFRTGLLEGSDAGDIGWATAPLRRVHGDAAARALAEAGVDVRLHAAVTAVEPRADDLAVTAGGEEIAAAAVIACMPPRHALRALPPGALDPDTADALGSSPIVNLHVVYDRPVTGLRFAAATRGPVQWVFDRSAASGGPGQYLAVTLSAADALADWPTARLRTLFAPALAELFPTARKARMTDFFVTRERHATFRAAPGSGRARPGPRTPVAGLYLAGAWTRTGWPDTMEGAVRSGRAAAAMLLRDRATAPPARAAA